From the genome of Streptomyces spinoverrucosus:
GCTGCGGCTGACGGCCCGCGCGGACCTCTCCGGGGACCAGATCGAACGCGCTGTACGTGTCATTGGCGACACGCGACCATGAGTCGGCGAACCACGGCCGTGCACCGCGCTACGGAAGGGGCAGTCAGGACCCGTCAGAGGTGAGCCGTGAACCCCGCCCAGCTCTCGGGGGAGAAGAGCAGCGCGGGTCCGGCCGGGTCCTTGGAGTCGCGTACGGCGAGCAGTCCGGCCCACGGGCCAAGGGCCGGCCGGGCCGTCTCGACGCAGTTGTTGGCGCCGGTGCTGTAGCTGCTGCGCAGCCAGTGCACACCGAGCAGTTGAGTGCTGGAAGGTACGTTCCGAGGCAGAGCGGTCATGGTGCCTCCTTAC
Proteins encoded in this window:
- a CDS encoding DUF397 domain-containing protein, whose protein sequence is MTALPRNVPSSTQLLGVHWLRSSYSTGANNCVETARPALGPWAGLLAVRDSKDPAGPALLFSPESWAGFTAHL